In Electrophorus electricus isolate fEleEle1 chromosome 10, fEleEle1.pri, whole genome shotgun sequence, the genomic window tctttctacagTCGGATGTTTTAGCAACAGAGCCTAAAAACTTTGTAGATGATGGACACGTAGCCCGCAGTCACCTACTGACATGCTTATTTACTCATGCATTAGCGTGGTTCCGTCACCATGGACAAGCAAGGAGAGGCTGGCATCATGTAATGCAGGGTTAGCACAGAGAACTGATAAGTACCAACTGGCAACGGCAGCATTACAATACACGAGTTTTAAAACGACCTGTTTATTTCTATATCTGTTAAAATAGCATCTGTTTAAAATTTCGGCGAatgtaaactttatttattttcaaaatttttGCAAACGTTGTACTCATGCATATGGTCATTTGCAGATGgccattaacaacaacaacaacaacaataataataataatgacaacgTCGCtcaatttgtatattttatttattcaggtgTGTCAGAGACTGGGAATAATTGAAGCAGACTATTTTGGACTTCAGTTCAATGGCAGTAAAGGAGAGAGTTTATGGCTGAATTTAAGAAACAGAATCTCTCATCAAGTGGACTGTGGTTGTCCTTGGCGACTGAAGCTGCTTGTGAAGTTCTTTGTGGAGCCCCACCTTATACTGCAAGAACAAACGAGGTAGCATCCAGTTTACCTGGACACTTACATGAATAGGCCATTTCTTGTACCTACTAAAGCATATTGGTATACAAGTACATTAGTACGTTCTGGCTTTAATTCAGGGTTGTCTTAGGCATCCTGCTTTAGGCAGCATAGCTCAATAGATTGATAGATCGGTGGAttgtttgatttctgttttgGAACTGAAGATCTTTTGTGTGTTAGAGGCCAATGATGATCACTACACTACAGAAACAACATGTCCCTGCTCTTagagggaaacacacacaccagtactaAGTTCACAGGAGTAAGTTCACAAAAGAGTTAATCAGAGAATGTCAAATTCTCGTTAATGTAATCACAAGGTAATCAAATCTGAGGCCTCTCTGAGGGGACCCCACTTCCAGGACCGAATGCGGGCCACTTGGGTTATCTGCACACTGCTGAATCCTGGGGTCTTTGGAAGCTTTCGCAGTCAGTTGGTCAGTCATTAGCGACTGATCATAGTTATATTTGATCAGTACAAATGGTTCAGGTTAAAATGTCCAACTAAGCCCAAAGCAAAGTCAAGTTAGACCTAGCATGATATTAAGTACTAGCAAAATACTAATACAATCAAGCAGCAATTTTAGCACATACAAAGGTGCCCTGTGGTAGGTGGCTCAAGACCCGATATGCCAAGCAAAAGTTAGGCCCTGCGTAAAAAAAACTGTGCACAACAATCTACAGAGAAATTTACAAATCTTATTTTCCTGAAATTTAATATAGAGGCTCGTCCCAGTGGCCTTTTCTTTGACCATAGAAGGTTATTCATTTGAGATTTTGGTTATTCATTTGCTGTTTCTCTGAAGACACTTCTTCCTGATGCATGTCAAGGAGGAACTTGTGCGTGGGAGCTTGCGACTAGACTCGGAGCAAGAGGTAGAACTGTGCGCCCTGCTAGCACAGGCAGAGTATGGGGACTACAACCAGAACACAGCCGAATACTTCTACACACGGATCTACGGCCAGCAACCCAGCCCGGCCACCATGAACAGGTAAGCCCTGCTCATTCAGAACACACCACCAAGCAGAATACACACCTGAGCAGAAGAGAAGACTGAACAATATTTTGAGGATTGGACATTGTTACAGAATAAAACATGACGGAAAAAGCATCTAAGTTTTTAGCTCATTTCATGCTATTCACTTGGTCAAAATAAGACCCCATGACCCCACAGTTCTAATGTACTTAACTACGGAAAAGCTCCTAAAGAGACCCAGATGTAGTTTATCGGACCAAAGTGTGTaagttggtgtgtgtttgtgtgtgtttgtgtgtgtgtgtgtgtgtatacctgtgccATGGCTGCTTTGGCAGCATCACTGAGAGGCATAAAGAGCTCCGTGGTATAAGCCAGGCCTCAGCAGAGTATCGGGCCCTGCAGCTGGTCTCCTCGCTTGAGAACTATGGTGTGGAATGACATTGGGCCTGGGACACCCAGGGGCACATGGTGACCATAGGGGTCGGACCAGAGGGCCTGTTCATCTGCAAAGAGGACTTCATGCCTTCCGAGAGGTAAAGATGGAAGGAAACAGAAGATCAGCAGTGTGCAGTGGCCACTTACAGAGACCCGCTGCCTTGTGCTGTCTGGTCTATGGGAAATTTacccatttttgtttgttacagAATTATGTATTCAGCGATTCAAATGGCCACACAGTCTCGGAAGAATGTGTATGTGACCATCACCAAGGAGAGTGGAGATGCCCTTGtcctcatttttaaatttatcaCCACAGGAGCTGCTGTTGGACTGTTGGACTGTGCCATTACTGAAATACATGTGTTCTACAGGTGAACAGACATATCACATAGAATTCTTGTATTGTtcatggtatttagctgacacttttatccaaagcaacttacaattatgacggAATACAACGgaggtttaagggtcttgcaacagtgacagcagtggcagtggaggggcttgaactggcaactttctgattaaaAGTCAAGTACTTTATCCACTGATCTAGGCAACGCGTACGTCTTCCACGTCTGCCGCACATCCAGGGAGGTGCACGACCGCACCCGGCGTGCCCTTTTCAGTGCAGGACCTGGTGCGGCAGGACGTGGGGGCTCGGGGGTCAGCCCGGCGAGACGTGCgagggaggaggaagatgaagacGAATCCACGTGCAAGAGCTGCAGTAAGACCCACCTTCTGCACGAGAAGCTCCAGAGCCTGCAGGAAGCTCTGACCTGTGCCCTGTGCTGCGAGGTGGAGCTCAACTCCGCCTTCTATCCCTGTGGCCACGCCGCCTGCTGCTACAACTGTGCCGCCCAGCTTCAGGTGAGTGGAGCCGGAGATTAATGCTTCTCCAGACACAACCCCCTCCCCGCTCTGATACGTCTTACCGCTAACTAATATTTGAGCTGTGAACTTTTGTACTCTCTATACATCAACAGTGCAAAGGTAATCCTTTTATTTAAGGCTGGCGTTTCCTTATTCATTGATGCACTGGTATTAAAAGCATGTGGTTGAAGATGGATCGAACAGATTCCATCTTGCTGCCATTAAAATCAAAGGCTGAGAGTGTAGCAGAGAACTAACCAACTCTGCAG contains:
- the mylipb gene encoding LOW QUALITY PROTEIN: E3 ubiquitin-protein ligase MYLIP-B (The sequence of the model RefSeq protein was modified relative to this genomic sequence to represent the inferred CDS: substituted 3 bases at 3 genomic stop codons) gives rise to the protein MLCHIIRPDSVVMEVEVDPKAVGEDCLSKVCQRLGIIEADYFGLQFNGSKGESLWLNLRNRISHQVDCGCPWRLKLLVKFFVEPHLILQEQTRHFFLMHVKEELVRGSLRLDSEQEVELCALLAQAEYGDYNQNTAEYFYTRIYGQQPSPATMNSITERHKELRGISQASAEYRALQLVSSLENYGVEXHWAWDTQGHMVTIGVGPEGLFICKEDFMPSERIMYSAIQMATQSRKNVYVTITKESGDALVLIFKFITTGAAVGLLDCAITEIHVFYRXTDISHRILVLFMVFSXHFYPKQLTIMTEYNGGLRVLQHTLSTDLGNAYVFHVCRTSREVHDRTRRALFSAGPGAAGRGGSGVSPARRAREEEDEDESTCKSCSKTHLLHEKLQSLQEALTCALCCEVELNSAFYPCGHAACCYNCAAQLQWCPVCRSGDENVRRIYLPTCASLLGLTEPRGKANTAPGRPRGSQSLAEKSVARMSVASS